One window of the candidate division WOR-3 bacterium genome contains the following:
- a CDS encoding radical SAM protein, which translates to MTNCRRVSAFSQCGFVGHWESGIRNSPVEHSFVYGPVPSRRLGLSLGINIIPFKTCTLDCVYCQCGKTPRKTYDRRSFFPINDILSAVRTAIRESGQGIGGSGVRARKPEPRDPGTREPVSFLTFSGEGEPTLNRDIGRIIRRLKREFAIPVAVITNSTLLTDPQVRRDLYAADLVVPSLDAADQRNFARVDRNHRDLKIADIIEGLKLFRRGYRGKIWLEIMLVKDVNDSVEHVVALRKAAWEIKPDRVQLNTVVRPPAEKSARPMSSDDLEQIQCLFGPNTDVIGETKSKVQSRKSQVSDRPDEAILATVQGRPVTQLDLVCSLGVAPREIEAALHRLLRSRRIKQVEFRGKAFFEPR; encoded by the coding sequence ATGACCAACTGCAGGCGGGTTTCCGCATTCAGCCAATGTGGATTCGTTGGTCATTGGGAATCAGGTATTAGGAATTCCCCCGTGGAACACAGCTTCGTCTACGGTCCTGTTCCGAGCCGCCGCCTCGGCCTCTCGCTCGGCATCAACATCATCCCGTTCAAGACCTGCACCCTCGACTGCGTCTACTGCCAGTGCGGCAAGACCCCCAGGAAAACGTACGACCGCCGCTCCTTCTTCCCAATCAACGACATCCTCTCCGCCGTCCGCACCGCCATCCGGGAAAGTGGTCAAGGGATCGGGGGTTCAGGGGTTCGGGCTCGGAAACCAGAACCCCGGGACCCGGGAACCCGCGAGCCCGTCTCTTTTCTCACGTTTTCGGGCGAAGGCGAACCCACCCTCAACCGAGACATCGGCCGCATCATCCGCCGGCTCAAGCGTGAGTTCGCCATTCCCGTCGCGGTCATCACCAACTCGACCCTGCTCACCGACCCGCAGGTCCGGCGCGACCTCTATGCCGCCGACCTGGTGGTGCCTTCGCTCGACGCCGCCGACCAGCGCAACTTCGCCCGGGTCGACCGCAACCACCGCGACCTGAAGATAGCGGACATCATCGAGGGGCTGAAGCTCTTCCGCCGCGGCTATCGCGGCAAGATCTGGCTGGAGATAATGCTCGTGAAAGACGTCAACGACTCGGTCGAGCACGTCGTGGCCCTGCGCAAGGCGGCGTGGGAGATAAAGCCGGACCGGGTCCAGCTCAACACGGTCGTGCGGCCGCCCGCCGAGAAGTCCGCGAGGCCGATGTCATCTGACGACCTCGAACAGATCCAGTGCCTGTTTGGCCCGAACACGGACGTCATAGGAGAGACGAAGTCGAAAGTCCAGAGTCGAAAGTCCCAAGTCTCAGACCGGCCGGACGAGGCGATTCTCGCGACGGTTCAGGGTCGGCCGGTAACGCAACTGGACCTGGTCTGCTCGCTGGGTGTCGCGCCGCGCGAGATCGAAGCGGCCCTGCATCGCCTGCTGCGCAGCCGCCGAATCAAGCAGGTGGAATTCCGGGGCAAGGCGTTCTTCGAACCGCGCTAG
- a CDS encoding HD domain-containing protein, which yields MTPASPDAILSLNVQEVIERTLRALGRPYERLLELKGARRLFLVGGTIRDILLGREPTDFDFAVSGSGLEFASAFARKVHGSLVVLSEPDDEARVVYYRDLTFDFNGFGNKRFEDDIRRRDFTANALAVEILPDGVGDILDIVAGRRDITERLLRPVTPDSLKLDPLRLLRAIRIALELDFRIDESVFDLGRLVTLKNTAPERIGAELLRIMECPGSYTYMRKLFDLGRLQDILPELVPLLADEDLREHSLRTYYKIEEIVTDDSYFHRFDLEWTAYFDKWGVSEAPAEVGGEKSDVGSQKSDTPADTVSQRPHVPASAPSTPDSPLPTPAPDSSLHSPPSSLPYRRALLKLAGLLHDTAKPETRFINVQGETHFYGHDSLGARAAARIGRDRLRLSRAQTAMLSTLVAEHMRLHLLATAPDLTDRAVRRFFRDLGEDAFGMMILCFADGWATAGRTGHLEDTIARMIDQRRAEAAKLKVKRFVTGNELIALGLKPGPVFKVILQELEDLQLEGVFSSTEQGLDYLKAHLPGLLAGKPE from the coding sequence GCTCGAACTCAAAGGCGCGCGGAGACTGTTCCTCGTCGGCGGCACGATTCGGGATATCCTGCTTGGCCGCGAGCCGACCGACTTTGACTTCGCGGTGTCGGGGTCGGGTCTCGAGTTCGCCTCCGCCTTTGCCCGCAAGGTTCACGGCAGCCTGGTGGTCCTCTCGGAGCCGGACGACGAAGCCCGGGTCGTCTACTACCGAGACCTGACCTTCGACTTCAACGGCTTCGGGAACAAGAGATTCGAGGATGACATCCGTCGCCGTGACTTCACTGCCAACGCCCTGGCCGTGGAAATCCTGCCGGACGGCGTCGGCGACATCCTGGATATCGTCGCCGGCCGCAGAGACATCACCGAGCGCCTGCTCCGGCCCGTCACCCCGGACTCGCTCAAACTCGACCCGCTCCGCCTGCTCCGCGCCATCCGCATCGCCCTCGAACTCGACTTCCGCATCGATGAATCGGTATTCGACCTCGGCCGCCTGGTCACGCTCAAGAATACCGCGCCCGAGCGCATCGGCGCGGAACTGCTCCGGATAATGGAGTGCCCCGGCTCCTACACCTACATGCGCAAGCTCTTCGACCTCGGCCGGCTGCAGGACATCCTCCCCGAGCTCGTACCGCTGCTCGCTGACGAGGACCTGCGCGAGCACTCGCTGCGGACCTACTACAAGATCGAGGAAATCGTCACCGACGACTCCTACTTCCATCGCTTCGACCTGGAGTGGACCGCGTACTTCGACAAATGGGGAGTCTCCGAAGCACCGGCCGAAGTCGGTGGCGAGAAGTCAGATGTCGGAAGTCAGAAGTCGGACACTCCGGCGGACACCGTGTCCCAGCGTCCCCATGTTCCCGCGTCCGCTCCTTCAACTCCCGACTCTCCACTCCCGACTCCCGCTCCTGACTCCTCCCTCCACTCTCCTCCCTCGTCCCTTCCCTACCGCCGCGCCCTCCTCAAACTCGCCGGCCTGCTCCACGATACGGCCAAACCGGAAACCCGTTTCATCAACGTCCAGGGCGAAACCCATTTCTACGGTCACGACAGCCTGGGAGCTCGCGCTGCCGCCAGAATCGGGCGCGACCGGCTCCGCCTCTCCCGCGCCCAGACCGCCATGCTCTCGACCCTGGTGGCCGAGCACATGCGGCTGCACCTGCTCGCCACCGCCCCGGACCTGACCGACAGGGCCGTGCGCCGGTTCTTCCGCGACCTGGGCGAAGACGCGTTCGGCATGATGATCCTCTGCTTTGCCGACGGCTGGGCCACTGCCGGCCGCACCGGGCACCTGGAAGACACAATCGCGCGCATGATCGACCAGCGCCGTGCCGAAGCCGCGAAGCTGAAAGTGAAGCGCTTCGTCACCGGCAACGAGCTGATTGCGCTCGGCCTCAAGCCCGGCCCGGTCTTCAAAGTCATCCTGCAGGAACTGGAGGACTTGCAGCTCGAAGGCGTATTCTCGAGCACCGAGCAGGGCCTGGACTACCTCAAAGCGCACTTGCCCGGCCTCCTGGCCGGGAAACCCGAATGA